Proteins encoded by one window of Synergistota bacterium:
- a CDS encoding ferrous iron transport protein A — protein MKDVISLDRLREGERGRVVSIMGGRGFRMRLIQLGVMPGIEVRVSKSAFFGGPIMIEVNNTRVALGKGVASRIWVERIS, from the coding sequence ATGAAAGACGTCATTTCTCTCGATAGACTTCGTGAAGGGGAAAGAGGCAGGGTAGTTAGCATAATGGGAGGAAGAGGGTTTAGGATGAGATTGATTCAGCTCGGCGTTATGCCGGGCATAGAGGTTCGCGTTTCTAAAAGCGCTTTCTTTGGCGGGCCCATAATGATAGAGGTTAACAACACGAGAGTTGCCCTTGGGAAAGGAGTTGCTTCAAGAATTTGGGTGGAAAGGATAAGCTGA